The Ornithinimicrobium faecis genome includes a window with the following:
- a CDS encoding ClpX C4-type zinc finger protein yields MLSEVLCSYCLRSRGETGRLVASPLAAICHSCAERALHLFESDPRPEDLDGPATPWARLDDTALLARLPEVATAGTQVETHLAAWVHAARDRGLSWARIGEALGMTRQSAWERFNGAIEFRS; encoded by the coding sequence GTGCTCTCCGAGGTCCTGTGCAGTTACTGCCTACGCTCGCGTGGCGAGACCGGTCGGCTGGTCGCCAGCCCCCTGGCCGCGATCTGCCACTCGTGCGCCGAGCGCGCTCTGCACCTCTTCGAGAGTGACCCTCGACCCGAAGACTTGGACGGTCCCGCGACGCCGTGGGCGCGACTCGACGACACCGCCCTCCTAGCGCGGCTGCCCGAGGTCGCGACCGCCGGGACCCAGGTCGAGACGCACCTGGCCGCCTGGGTCCACGCCGCCCGCGATCGAGGCCTGAGCTGGGCACGGATCGGTGAGGCTCTGGGTATGACCCGCCAGTCAGCCTGGGAGAGATTCAACGGCGCCATCGAGTTCCGAAGCTAA
- a CDS encoding MFS transporter: MSLQDFGADDLVIRSVRWFTATAAAESVGDSLARSLLPIVAVATLGAGTVTVGLLNALGLLAFLVLALPVGVLADRWSAPIRMMTLSSLVRAAVTFAGVLAWWVGWLEGPGGLVVLVLMALVVGVADVVFTAGQGLLVPRLVPGEQIRAVFGRMQSAAQAGAAVGPLVLSGVLLVLAAPVAWLCSTVMYLLSVLTQSRIRPQLSGPPQLPRTSMWAQAQAGTGELFSHPALARVTVANMLNNAAVMAANTLLPVIALSRMGLSPTAYAAIGVGGALAGIAGAIAASGITERVGLRATRLMTSAGMSLGVVLVMLAGAVVPVLPGPPLLWLALRSMLAGGCASIAMVAGSDLAPRLVSPQSLGTVMGAQRVLVLGTMPVDAVAIGILGVAVGIPAASWVWLTLALGSAIPCFALQDPTTSNTRTS, from the coding sequence ATGTCCTTACAGGATTTCGGTGCGGATGACCTTGTGATTCGGTCGGTGCGGTGGTTCACCGCCACCGCCGCGGCCGAGAGTGTGGGCGACAGCCTCGCTCGGTCGCTGCTGCCGATCGTGGCGGTGGCGACCCTGGGTGCGGGCACGGTGACCGTGGGGCTGCTGAACGCGCTCGGCCTGCTGGCCTTCCTGGTGCTGGCGTTGCCGGTGGGGGTGCTGGCGGACCGCTGGTCGGCCCCGATTCGGATGATGACGCTCAGCAGCCTGGTCCGCGCCGCCGTCACCTTCGCAGGGGTCCTCGCGTGGTGGGTCGGCTGGCTGGAGGGCCCTGGCGGGCTGGTCGTCCTGGTTCTGATGGCGCTGGTCGTGGGTGTCGCTGACGTCGTCTTCACCGCCGGGCAGGGTCTCCTCGTGCCCCGTCTGGTCCCTGGCGAGCAGATTCGGGCCGTCTTCGGCAGGATGCAGTCAGCGGCGCAGGCCGGTGCGGCCGTCGGGCCCCTGGTGCTCTCCGGGGTGCTGCTCGTGCTCGCTGCGCCGGTGGCTTGGCTGTGCTCGACGGTGATGTACCTGCTCTCGGTCTTGACGCAGAGTCGCATCCGCCCACAACTGTCCGGTCCGCCCCAACTGCCCCGCACCTCGATGTGGGCACAGGCGCAGGCGGGAACGGGCGAACTGTTCTCCCACCCTGCCCTGGCACGGGTCACGGTGGCGAACATGCTCAACAACGCCGCAGTGATGGCAGCAAACACTCTGCTGCCGGTGATCGCCCTGAGCCGGATGGGGTTGTCTCCTACCGCCTACGCCGCGATCGGGGTCGGTGGGGCGCTGGCCGGGATCGCAGGAGCGATCGCCGCCTCCGGCATTACCGAGCGCGTCGGACTGCGCGCCACCCGCCTCATGACCAGCGCCGGGATGAGCCTGGGCGTGGTCCTGGTCATGCTCGCTGGCGCCGTCGTGCCGGTCCTTCCCGGACCGCCGTTGCTGTGGCTGGCCCTGCGGAGCATGCTCGCCGGCGGTTGTGCCTCGATCGCTATGGTCGCCGGCTCTGACCTCGCACCCCGACTTGTGTCACCCCAATCGCTAGGGACCGTCATGGGTGCCCAGCGCGTGCTGGTGCTGGGCACCATGCCGGTGGACGCTGTCGCCATCGGGATCCTCGGCGTTGCCGTGGGAATCCCGGCTGCCAGCTGGGTTTGGCTCACACTCGCACTGGGTTCCGCCATCCCCTGCTTCGCTCTTCAGGACCCCACCACCAGCAACACCCGGACGAGCTAG
- a CDS encoding ATP-dependent DNA ligase, with product MDLPVMPPVKPMLAKPVKGIPEGQFYEPKWDGFRSIIFRDGDEVEIGSRNEKPMTRYFPEVVEAALANFPERAVIDGEIIFADTEANRLDFEVLQQRIHPAESRVRKLAVETPASFVAFDLLALGDEDLMGQPLEQRRARLEETLAQAQPPIYLTRLTRDTTEAQEWFEQFEGAGLDGLIAKDPSGIYQPDKRVQTKIKHERTADCVVAGYRVHKSGPDAVGSLLLGLYTDDGTLASVGVIGAFPMQRRRELLEELQPLVTDIEGHPWNWAAGFEGTPRKNETSRWNAGKDLSFVPLRPERVVEVKYDYMEGARFRHTAQFVRWRPDREPESCTYEQLETPVEFDLREVLGG from the coding sequence ATGGACCTGCCCGTCATGCCACCGGTCAAGCCAATGCTCGCCAAGCCGGTGAAGGGGATCCCGGAGGGCCAGTTTTACGAGCCCAAGTGGGACGGGTTCCGCTCGATCATCTTCCGGGACGGTGACGAGGTCGAGATCGGCTCGCGGAACGAGAAGCCGATGACTCGCTATTTCCCAGAGGTCGTCGAGGCGGCCTTGGCCAACTTCCCAGAGCGCGCGGTGATCGACGGCGAGATCATCTTTGCCGACACCGAGGCCAACCGGCTCGACTTCGAGGTGCTGCAGCAGCGGATCCACCCCGCCGAGTCGCGGGTGCGCAAGCTTGCTGTGGAGACACCAGCCAGTTTCGTCGCCTTCGACCTGCTCGCCCTGGGCGATGAGGACCTGATGGGACAGCCGCTCGAGCAGCGTCGGGCCCGCCTGGAGGAGACACTCGCGCAAGCCCAGCCCCCGATCTATCTGACCCGGCTGACCCGCGACACCACCGAGGCACAGGAGTGGTTCGAGCAGTTCGAGGGTGCCGGACTGGACGGCCTGATCGCCAAGGACCCGTCCGGGATCTATCAGCCGGACAAGCGGGTGCAGACCAAGATCAAGCACGAGCGCACCGCCGACTGCGTCGTGGCTGGTTATCGCGTCCACAAGTCCGGGCCGGATGCCGTGGGTTCGCTCCTGCTGGGCCTCTACACCGACGACGGCACACTCGCCTCGGTCGGGGTGATCGGTGCCTTCCCGATGCAGCGCCGCCGCGAGCTGCTCGAGGAGCTGCAGCCGCTGGTCACCGACATCGAGGGGCACCCGTGGAACTGGGCGGCCGGCTTCGAGGGCACGCCCCGCAAGAACGAGACCAGCCGCTGGAACGCCGGGAAGGACCTGTCTTTCGTCCCGCTGCGGCCCGAGCGTGTCGTTGAGGTGAAGTACGACTACATGGAGGGCGCACGCTTCCGGCACACCGCGCAGTTCGTGCGCTGGCGTCCGGACCGGGAGCCGGAGAGCTGCACCTACGAGCAACTGGAGACACCGGTGGAGTTCGACCTGCGTGAGGTGCTCGGTGGCTGA
- a CDS encoding alpha/beta hydrolase, whose translation MAEVRMKPRLSTVLAAGGVGTAVTAALGSLGVATYFARRVVTPEHEKKDDTWIVSVDRADDGPDTITLVASPHTLSSGRYGLWLDHGEGHARVGEVISSDLTPRKSVDRTVVRELLDLDEGRLVPGPARWNSYYYSGDPGTAVGLDFENVHVPSDVGDLPAWRVPPREDTERPGEWAVLVHGRSAKREETIRALPLLHDLGFTSLVPKYRNDQGAPPSADGRYNLGLSEWRDVEAAISYAVSQGARQVTLLGWSMGGAIVLQTLDRSDYARFVVKVVLDCPVIDWGVVLSHHADLNKLPRLASMLGKVLMGRKATRHLVGVAEPLDIAVTNWVARAGELRHRILLMHSRTDDVVPYGPSEELANKRADLITLDLWDGPLHCREWNTDAERWERTLAAFLT comes from the coding sequence GTGGCTGAGGTGCGGATGAAGCCGAGGCTCAGCACCGTCCTGGCAGCGGGGGGAGTGGGGACGGCTGTGACTGCCGCCCTCGGCTCCCTCGGCGTGGCGACCTACTTCGCCCGGCGCGTGGTCACTCCGGAGCACGAGAAGAAGGACGACACCTGGATCGTCTCGGTGGACCGTGCCGACGACGGCCCCGACACGATCACCCTGGTCGCCTCGCCGCACACGCTGTCCTCTGGTCGCTACGGCTTGTGGCTCGACCACGGGGAGGGCCACGCCCGCGTCGGCGAGGTCATCTCCAGCGACCTGACACCGCGCAAGTCGGTGGACCGCACGGTGGTCCGCGAGCTGCTCGACCTGGACGAGGGCCGTCTGGTCCCGGGACCGGCCCGGTGGAACAGCTACTACTACAGCGGCGACCCGGGCACAGCTGTCGGTCTCGACTTCGAGAACGTGCACGTGCCCTCGGACGTCGGTGACCTGCCGGCCTGGCGCGTGCCTCCGCGCGAGGACACCGAGCGCCCGGGGGAGTGGGCGGTGCTGGTGCACGGTCGCTCCGCCAAGCGGGAGGAGACGATCCGGGCCCTGCCGCTGCTGCACGACCTTGGGTTCACCTCCCTGGTGCCGAAGTATCGCAACGACCAGGGCGCACCGCCCAGTGCGGACGGCCGCTACAACCTCGGGCTCTCGGAGTGGCGGGACGTCGAGGCCGCGATCTCGTATGCCGTCAGTCAGGGAGCCCGCCAGGTCACCCTCCTGGGATGGTCCATGGGCGGGGCGATTGTGCTGCAGACACTGGACCGCTCTGACTATGCCCGGTTCGTGGTGAAGGTGGTCCTGGACTGCCCTGTCATCGACTGGGGGGTGGTACTGAGCCACCACGCCGACCTCAACAAGCTGCCGCGACTGGCCAGCATGCTCGGCAAAGTGCTCATGGGACGCAAGGCCACCCGCCATCTCGTCGGCGTCGCCGAACCGCTGGACATCGCGGTCACCAACTGGGTGGCCCGCGCCGGCGAGCTGCGCCACCGGATCCTGCTGATGCACTCGCGCACCGACGACGTCGTGCCCTACGGCCCCTCGGAGGAGCTGGCGAACAAGCGGGCCGACCTGATCACGCTCGATCTGTGGGATGGGCCGTTGCACTGCCGGGAGTGGAACACTGATGCTGAGCGGTGGGAGCGGACGTTGGCTGCCTTCCTCACATGA
- a CDS encoding peptidoglycan-binding domain-containing protein produces MATRRRGRSLLVAVVCLVTLAVAAGGGWWAARATLEPQAQAKETAAPEVVWAEATTSSVGRSLPLSTTLRQPARTVASNALPGVVLSASAGEVEQGSTIYDVAGTPVRVVEGEVPFYRDLARKLTGEDVAQLQQALIDLGHLEGSADGDFGWRTERAVKAWQKELGQQQTGTIPLGELVAVDRLPTVVQLGESIVRGATLGGGEEAVLAPTGEQHFVLVVTQDQARMIPAEATVEVTWQEQVWQAVIAGSEQDEFGNTEFTLTAPDGGPVCGDACETLPGDAQVTLRSEVVIVPEISGTAVPAAAVHTRADGSAYVITESGETEVTVAGSGGGIAIVEGIDVGTRVQALAGAATAPGPAPEAPGTGDDGGTGESPAPTEG; encoded by the coding sequence ATGGCGACACGGCGTCGAGGTCGGAGTCTGCTGGTCGCGGTGGTGTGTCTGGTGACGCTCGCGGTCGCTGCTGGTGGTGGTTGGTGGGCTGCCCGTGCGACGTTGGAGCCGCAGGCCCAGGCCAAGGAGACTGCGGCGCCGGAGGTGGTATGGGCGGAGGCGACGACCTCCAGTGTTGGCCGGTCACTGCCGCTGTCGACGACGTTGCGGCAGCCGGCGCGGACCGTGGCGTCGAATGCGTTGCCCGGGGTGGTGTTGAGCGCTTCTGCCGGTGAGGTGGAGCAGGGGTCCACGATCTATGACGTGGCGGGCACACCGGTGCGGGTGGTGGAGGGGGAGGTGCCGTTCTATCGGGACCTGGCGCGCAAGCTGACGGGCGAAGATGTGGCGCAGTTGCAACAGGCGCTGATCGACCTCGGCCATCTGGAGGGCAGCGCCGATGGTGACTTCGGGTGGCGCACCGAGCGTGCGGTCAAGGCGTGGCAGAAGGAACTGGGCCAGCAGCAGACCGGCACGATCCCGCTGGGCGAACTCGTTGCCGTCGACCGGCTCCCCACCGTGGTCCAGCTCGGGGAGTCGATCGTGCGTGGGGCCACCCTGGGCGGGGGTGAGGAGGCGGTGCTGGCCCCGACAGGGGAGCAGCACTTCGTGCTGGTCGTCACGCAGGACCAGGCGCGGATGATCCCGGCCGAGGCAACCGTGGAGGTCACCTGGCAGGAGCAGGTCTGGCAGGCCGTGATCGCCGGGTCCGAGCAGGACGAGTTCGGCAACACCGAGTTCACGTTGACCGCTCCTGATGGTGGGCCGGTGTGCGGTGATGCGTGTGAGACGTTGCCCGGCGACGCGCAGGTGACGCTTCGGTCGGAGGTGGTGATCGTGCCCGAGATCTCCGGGACGGCGGTCCCGGCTGCGGCGGTGCACACCCGGGCCGACGGGTCGGCATACGTCATCACGGAGTCTGGCGAGACCGAGGTGACGGTCGCTGGGTCCGGCGGTGGCATCGCGATCGTCGAGGGCATTGACGTTGGCACGCGGGTGCAGGCCCTCGCCGGCGCCGCCACGGCACCCGGGCCGGCGCCTGAGGCCCCGGGCACGGGCGATGATGGCGGGACGGGCGAGTCGCCCGCGCCGACGGAGGGCTGA
- a CDS encoding ABC transporter ATP-binding protein: MLAVTGLSFAYTRGGEELFDGLTHEFTPGRVTAVTGPSGRGKSTLLYVLGLMLTPTRGEVLLGDDHVSRASDTTRSRVRAAQIGFVFQDAALDPSRIVLDSVIEPALYAGWSPRRARHRGRELLEQMGVSARADHKPGEISGGQAQRVAVCRALVTDPSVVLADEPTGNLDRGNAEGVLAALTQATSHGRDGAEGSGRTVVIATHDPFVLEHADEVLAL; this comes from the coding sequence GTGCTCGCGGTGACCGGGCTGTCCTTTGCCTACACCCGGGGCGGGGAGGAGCTCTTCGACGGGCTGACCCACGAGTTCACCCCGGGCAGGGTCACCGCGGTCACCGGACCGTCCGGGCGGGGCAAGTCAACGTTGTTGTATGTCCTGGGGCTGATGCTGACCCCGACCCGGGGTGAGGTGCTGCTCGGCGACGACCATGTCAGCCGCGCCTCCGACACGACCCGCTCGCGGGTGCGCGCGGCACAGATCGGGTTCGTCTTCCAGGACGCCGCACTCGACCCCTCGCGGATCGTGCTGGACTCGGTGATCGAGCCGGCGCTGTATGCCGGGTGGTCGCCTCGCCGTGCCCGTCACCGGGGCCGGGAGTTGCTGGAGCAGATGGGCGTGTCGGCCCGGGCCGATCACAAGCCGGGGGAGATCTCGGGTGGTCAGGCGCAGCGCGTGGCGGTGTGTCGCGCGCTGGTCACTGACCCCTCGGTGGTGTTGGCTGATGAGCCGACCGGCAACCTGGACCGCGGCAACGCTGAGGGGGTGCTGGCCGCGCTGACACAGGCGACCAGCCACGGCCGCGACGGCGCAGAGGGCTCGGGGCGCACCGTGGTGATCGCGACCCACGACCCGTTCGTGCTGGAGCACGCCGACGAGGTGCTCGCCCTATGA
- a CDS encoding ABC transporter permease produces MRFTSLLREAASTAWANKVPTALVAMLVAIMCATTLATVGRTAAAEQQVADRLDAAGSRVLVVTDTRGGELISPAVVQQTHGLSVTERAVGVQIPVDVVNLVVGQGGTRVPAWTIDGDLSEVLTLTAGRWPGPGEALVSAQAQAALGMDHPVGGVQLASSTQVGDYSVVGAFEPREPFGQYAAGLVIAAEPGVVSDSLYVVVTDSSVASAAQSAVLGLVAPPDFDSVSVDSPVALAELQAEVAADLGTFGRTLLFGVLGAGALLVAIVVLSDVLVRRKDLGRRRALGATRGTIVAMVIARTLLPALLGAGIGTAAGLWVADRFAALPPWEFTTGTAILALLAAIASAILPALYAATRDPVRVLRTP; encoded by the coding sequence ATGAGATTCACCTCGCTGCTGCGCGAGGCAGCCTCCACGGCGTGGGCGAACAAGGTGCCCACAGCGCTGGTGGCCATGCTGGTGGCGATCATGTGCGCAACGACCCTGGCCACCGTGGGGCGCACCGCGGCCGCCGAGCAGCAGGTCGCCGACCGGCTCGATGCCGCTGGGTCTCGGGTGCTGGTCGTGACCGACACCCGTGGCGGTGAGTTGATCAGCCCGGCCGTGGTCCAGCAGACCCACGGCCTGTCGGTCACCGAGCGGGCCGTGGGCGTGCAGATCCCCGTCGACGTCGTCAACCTAGTCGTGGGCCAGGGCGGCACCCGTGTGCCGGCCTGGACGATCGACGGTGACCTGTCCGAGGTGCTGACCCTCACCGCGGGTCGTTGGCCCGGACCCGGTGAGGCCCTGGTCTCCGCGCAGGCCCAGGCCGCCCTGGGAATGGACCACCCTGTCGGTGGGGTCCAGTTGGCCTCCTCCACCCAGGTCGGTGACTACTCCGTCGTCGGGGCCTTCGAGCCGCGTGAACCGTTCGGGCAGTACGCCGCTGGCCTGGTGATCGCGGCGGAACCCGGGGTGGTCTCGGACTCGCTGTATGTCGTGGTCACTGACTCCAGCGTCGCGTCCGCGGCGCAGTCGGCGGTCCTCGGGCTGGTCGCACCCCCGGACTTTGACTCGGTCTCGGTCGACTCGCCCGTGGCCCTGGCCGAGCTCCAGGCCGAGGTCGCCGCCGACCTGGGCACCTTCGGTCGCACCCTGCTCTTCGGCGTCCTCGGTGCCGGGGCCCTGCTGGTGGCCATCGTGGTCCTGTCCGATGTGCTCGTGCGCCGCAAGGACCTCGGCCGACGCCGCGCCCTCGGCGCCACCCGTGGCACGATCGTGGCCATGGTCATCGCCCGCACCCTGCTCCCGGCCCTGCTCGGTGCCGGGATCGGCACCGCCGCCGGACTCTGGGTCGCCGACCGGTTCGCCGCCCTGCCGCCCTGGGAGTTCACCACCGGCACCGCCATTCTCGCCCTCCTGGCCGCCATCGCCAGCGCCATCCTCCCCGCCCTCTACGCCGCCACCCGCGACCCCGTCCGAGTCCTGCGCACCCCATGA